A genomic segment from Pectinophora gossypiella chromosome 3, ilPecGoss1.1, whole genome shotgun sequence encodes:
- the LOC126381863 gene encoding decapping and exoribonuclease protein-like: MHSELHVAPNIYNRPFPRFQRPNVIGYIGLENVQFARNICDKPVKYDLNLHIDKAKRKPEDLDVKLTELLKFLLEHERRLNFPLENDIEKAKFFCYRGLMTCIACTPYENREPWKIMVILHKGNIYLCARDTEDKLKRKLNMTDKEKMFTSWGYKFEQFILSDAPNSDPNPNIPVDETKEFSLVFTTSLNRHTVVYGAEMDGIRCDKAPVPPLPKPELRAEAIVDYLATKEFIELKTNRHIEFPNQENSFRRFKTKKWWCQSFLVGVDTILCGFRNDDGIVEELKTFHVKDLPKMSQRFWNPNVCFNFLDTFLTYVKRCLIREIKQKYGQGRLMELQTLPMITLLLEWQPKAPVQVIESYHYEDDPILPQWYLDNYGKNVDR; this comes from the exons ATGCATTCGGAGTTACATGTCGCTCCTAACATTTATAACAGGCCTTTCCCTCGGTTTCAACGACCGAATGTTATTGGGTACATAGGCTTGGAAAACGTACAGTTTGCTCGTAATATTTGTGACAAACCGGTCAAGTATGATTTGAATCTACATATTGACAAAGCTAAAAGAAAACCTGAAGATCTAGATGTGAAGTTGACAGAACTACTGAAGTTCCTTCTAGAACATGAAAGACGATTAAACTTTCCATTAGAAAATGATATTGAAAAAGCAAAATTCTTCTGTTATCGCGGGCTCATGACTTGTATTGCATGTACACCATATGAGAATAGGGAACCTTGGAAAATTATGGTTATATTACACAaaggtaatatttatttatgtgccCGAGATACTGAAGACAAATTAAAGAGGAAACTAAATATGACTGACAAGGAGAAAATGTTTACTTCATGGGGCTATAAGTTTGAGCAATTCATACTCTCTG ATGCTCCAAACAGTGATCCAAATCCTAACATACCTGTAGACGAAACAAAAGAGTTCTCCCTAGTTTTTACTACATCTTTGAATCGCCACACTGTTGTATATGGAGCTGAAATGGATGGCATACGCTGTGACAAGGCCCCGGTACCACCACTCCCAAAGCCTGAATTAAGAGCTGAAGCTATTGTGGATTATTTGGCAACAAAAGAATTTATAGAACTTAAAACAAATAGACATATAGAATTTCCCAATCAAGAGAATAGTTttag acgGTTTAAAACTAAGAAATGGTGGTGTCAGTCATTCCTTGTTGGGGTAGACACTATACTCTGTGGATTCAGAAATGATGATGGAATAGTAGAGGAATTGAAAACTTTCCATGTTAAAGATCTACCTAAAATGTCTCAG cGATTCTGGAACCCGAATGTTTGCTTCAACTTCCTAGATACATTTCTAACGTATGTCAAAAGGTGTTTAATAAGAGAAATCAAGCAGAAATATGGGCAAGGGCGGCTGATGGAATTACAGACATTACCCATGATAACATTACTTCTGGAATGGCAACCTAAAGCACCCGTGCAAGTCATAGAAAGTTATCATTATGAAGACGACCCTATTCTACCTCAGTGGTACTTAGATAATTATGGTAAAAATGTAGACAGGTAA